Proteins encoded within one genomic window of Planctomycetota bacterium:
- a CDS encoding DUF1501 domain-containing protein, with product MAHEHCGCSRRTLLRTSAVGFGHLALAAMLGDEAFAEQQARAAAKPAAPGDPLAAKAPHFPARAKRVVFLFMKGGPSHVDTFDPKPMLDRDHGKPPPFELPRVTFAKQGNLLKSPWKFHQYGESGLPVSDLFPHVAQHVDDLCILRSVHGTNPAHGGALLKLHTGSDQFVRPSMGSWITYGLGTENKNLPAFITICPTLAHGGVNNWGASFLPAYCQGTPIGNASTSAAQAMVKHIQNSRLSAKEQRQQLDLIAAMNREHLATSPTDQALEGRINSFELAYRMQGVMPEIQNLASESDATRSLYGIDDPITENFGRQCLMARRFLENGVRFVQVTHSDSEVQWDQHGNLYQGHTKNASEVDKPIAGFLTDLKARGLLKDTLVVWGGEFGRTPTAEGNDGRDHNPYGFTMWLAGAGVRGGMAYGATDDYGYFAVENKLHIHDLHATILHLLGLDHLRLTFRYAGRDFRLTDVAGHVAKDILA from the coding sequence ATGGCCCACGAACATTGTGGCTGCTCGCGCCGTACACTGCTGCGGACTTCGGCCGTCGGCTTTGGACACCTGGCCCTGGCCGCGATGCTGGGGGACGAAGCGTTCGCCGAGCAACAGGCCCGCGCGGCGGCCAAGCCGGCGGCACCGGGCGATCCGCTGGCCGCGAAGGCGCCCCACTTCCCCGCGCGAGCGAAGCGCGTCGTGTTTCTGTTCATGAAGGGGGGCCCGTCGCACGTCGATACGTTCGACCCCAAGCCGATGTTGGACCGCGATCATGGCAAGCCGCCCCCGTTCGAGCTGCCGCGGGTCACCTTCGCCAAGCAAGGCAATCTGCTCAAGTCGCCGTGGAAGTTTCACCAGTACGGCGAGAGCGGCCTGCCGGTGAGCGATTTGTTCCCGCACGTGGCCCAGCACGTGGACGACTTGTGCATCTTGCGCTCGGTCCACGGGACGAATCCCGCGCACGGCGGCGCGCTGTTGAAGCTGCACACCGGCAGCGACCAGTTCGTGCGCCCCAGCATGGGCTCGTGGATCACCTATGGCCTGGGGACCGAGAACAAGAACCTGCCGGCCTTCATCACCATTTGCCCCACCCTGGCCCACGGCGGCGTGAACAATTGGGGCGCGTCGTTCCTGCCGGCCTATTGTCAGGGGACGCCGATCGGCAACGCCTCGACGAGCGCGGCCCAGGCGATGGTCAAGCACATTCAAAACTCGCGACTCAGCGCCAAAGAGCAGCGCCAGCAACTCGACTTGATTGCCGCGATGAATCGCGAGCATCTGGCCACGAGTCCGACGGACCAGGCGCTCGAAGGGCGGATCAACTCCTTTGAGTTGGCCTATCGGATGCAGGGCGTGATGCCCGAGATTCAGAATCTGGCCAGCGAAAGCGACGCAACCCGATCGTTGTACGGCATCGACGACCCGATCACCGAGAACTTCGGCCGGCAATGCCTGATGGCGCGGCGGTTTCTGGAAAATGGCGTCCGCTTCGTGCAGGTCACGCATAGCGACAGCGAAGTCCAATGGGACCAACACGGCAACTTGTACCAGGGTCACACCAAGAACGCCTCGGAGGTCGACAAGCCAATCGCTGGTTTCTTGACCGACCTCAAGGCGCGCGGCTTGCTGAAAGACACGCTAGTCGTGTGGGGTGGCGAGTTCGGTCGCACCCCGACGGCCGAAGGCAACGACGGGCGCGATCACAACCCGTACGGGTTCACGATGTGGCTGGCGGGCGCCGGCGTGCGTGGCGGCATGGCCTACGGGGCGACGGACGACTATGGCTATTTCGCCGTCGAGAACAAGCTGCACATCCATGACTTGCACGCCACGATTCTGCACTTGCTGGGGCTCGACCACCTCAGGCTCACGTTCCGCTATGCCGGGCGTGACTTCCGGCTGACCGACGTGGCCGGCCACGTGGCGAAAGACATTTTGGCGTAG
- a CDS encoding PSD1 domain-containing protein produces the protein MNAGCWSAWAALAICFYGTSHASAAEPTAAGVEFFEKSVRPILVQHCYECHAGREANGGLLLDSRDGVMKGGDSGPALVAGDPEKSRLIEAVRYKNPDLQMPPQNRLSAAEVATLERWVKEGAPDPRVGAESSGPAPVGMSIDDGRKFWAFQPVGKPDLPAVQNTAWVRTPIDAFVLARLEAAKLSPAPPADKRTLIRRATFDLTGLPPTPAEVEAFLNDQVPDAFDRVVERLLASPDYGVRWGRHWLDVARYADSNGLDENLAFGNAWRYRDWVVDAFNRDKPYDRFLVEQLAGDLLADANQESRTATGFLVLGAKVLAEPDRDKLDMDTIDEQLDTIGKVFLGMTLGCVRCHDHKFDPLKQTDYYSLAAILKSTKTFTDSKTGAIKHWNEHTFASDAETEENKKVEAAITAKKAAAASFKSKATTKLRDAARAKATEYLMASAKFAPDMPLTQVAAIAEPLGLHPHILHHCRLHLEYHRDDPFFGRWHELVAAKDFDGIDSYYRLKFAAAEAAWAEAKKKDGKAKKLDDEALELARAALYDNAGFLAVPPKPEFAFDDETLAEYHRLSEEARVLESTSPDLPAAMGVTDGKVVNELPIHIRGSHRNLGKAVPRGFPQVMQVSFGSSSGAGTSAAATNSFSAEQSGRLELANWMADLEHPLTARVYVNRIWRWHFGAGIVGSTDNFGQLGDRPTHPELLDWLARHFATAGWSTKDLHRLIMRSNTYQMASRHPREAECAVIDPENKLLWKWRQQRLEAEEIRDAILAVSGRLEQRIGGKTVPLRNRQFVFDHTSIDRTKYDSLRRAVYLPVIRNNLYTLFEQFDFPDPTVPTGNRNCTVVAPQALWMLNAELVMDSADVWARRLLDTEHDPASRVRRAYYTAFGRAPTRGELDRALKFVAQLRGASTDDARRAAAAELHAWALLCHGLLASNEFIYVR, from the coding sequence ATGAACGCCGGGTGCTGGTCCGCCTGGGCCGCGCTCGCGATCTGCTTTTACGGCACGTCACACGCCAGTGCCGCGGAGCCGACTGCCGCCGGCGTGGAGTTCTTCGAGAAGAGCGTTCGGCCGATCCTGGTTCAGCATTGCTATGAATGCCACGCGGGGCGCGAAGCCAACGGCGGTTTGCTGCTCGATTCGCGCGACGGCGTGATGAAGGGGGGCGACTCCGGGCCGGCGCTCGTGGCGGGTGATCCCGAGAAAAGCCGGCTGATCGAGGCCGTTCGGTACAAGAACCCCGACCTGCAAATGCCGCCCCAGAATCGTTTGTCCGCCGCCGAAGTGGCGACGCTCGAACGCTGGGTGAAAGAAGGCGCTCCGGACCCGCGGGTGGGGGCGGAGAGTTCTGGCCCCGCGCCGGTCGGTATGAGCATTGACGACGGCCGCAAGTTCTGGGCGTTTCAACCAGTTGGCAAGCCCGACCTGCCGGCGGTGCAAAACACCGCCTGGGTCCGCACACCGATTGACGCATTCGTGCTGGCCCGGCTGGAAGCGGCCAAGCTCTCCCCTGCCCCGCCGGCCGACAAACGGACGCTGATTCGCCGCGCGACGTTCGATCTGACCGGACTGCCCCCCACGCCGGCCGAAGTCGAGGCATTCTTGAACGATCAGGTTCCCGACGCGTTCGACCGCGTCGTCGAGCGGCTGCTTGCCTCGCCCGATTACGGCGTGCGTTGGGGACGCCACTGGCTCGACGTGGCCCGCTACGCCGATTCGAACGGGCTCGACGAGAACCTGGCGTTTGGCAATGCCTGGCGCTACCGCGACTGGGTCGTCGACGCCTTTAACCGGGACAAGCCGTACGATCGGTTCCTGGTCGAGCAATTGGCCGGCGACCTACTGGCCGACGCCAATCAAGAGTCGCGCACCGCGACGGGCTTTCTGGTGCTGGGGGCCAAGGTGCTGGCCGAGCCGGATCGCGACAAGCTCGACATGGACACGATCGACGAGCAGCTTGACACCATCGGCAAAGTGTTTTTGGGGATGACGCTCGGCTGTGTCCGCTGTCACGACCACAAGTTCGATCCGTTGAAGCAGACCGATTACTACTCGCTGGCGGCGATCCTCAAAAGCACCAAAACCTTTACCGACTCGAAGACCGGCGCGATCAAGCACTGGAACGAACACACCTTCGCCAGCGACGCCGAGACCGAGGAGAACAAAAAGGTCGAAGCCGCCATCACGGCCAAGAAAGCGGCGGCCGCGTCGTTCAAGTCGAAGGCGACCACCAAGCTGCGCGACGCCGCGCGTGCCAAGGCGACAGAGTATTTGATGGCGTCGGCCAAGTTCGCGCCCGACATGCCCCTGACCCAGGTGGCGGCCATTGCCGAGCCGCTGGGGCTGCACCCGCACATTTTGCATCACTGTCGGTTGCACCTGGAATATCATCGCGACGATCCGTTCTTTGGTCGCTGGCACGAGCTAGTAGCCGCCAAGGATTTCGACGGAATCGACTCGTACTACCGCCTCAAGTTCGCGGCGGCCGAAGCGGCGTGGGCCGAGGCCAAGAAGAAAGACGGCAAGGCGAAGAAGCTCGACGACGAAGCGCTCGAACTGGCTCGCGCGGCGCTGTACGACAACGCTGGTTTCTTGGCGGTGCCTCCGAAGCCTGAGTTCGCGTTCGATGATGAAACACTGGCCGAGTATCACCGGCTGAGCGAGGAAGCTCGCGTGTTGGAAAGCACCTCGCCCGACCTGCCAGCGGCAATGGGAGTGACCGACGGCAAGGTGGTGAACGAACTGCCGATTCACATCCGCGGCAGCCACCGCAACCTGGGCAAGGCCGTGCCCCGCGGTTTCCCACAAGTGATGCAGGTCTCGTTCGGTTCGTCGAGCGGGGCGGGCACTTCGGCCGCAGCGACGAACTCGTTCTCGGCCGAGCAGAGTGGTCGGCTGGAACTGGCCAACTGGATGGCCGACCTGGAACACCCGTTGACCGCGCGCGTGTACGTGAATCGGATCTGGCGGTGGCATTTTGGCGCTGGCATTGTCGGCTCGACCGACAACTTTGGCCAACTCGGCGACCGGCCGACCCATCCCGAGTTGCTCGATTGGCTGGCCCGGCACTTTGCCACCGCGGGCTGGTCGACCAAGGATTTGCACCGGCTGATCATGCGCTCGAATACGTATCAGATGGCCTCGCGTCATCCGCGCGAGGCCGAGTGCGCCGTGATCGATCCCGAGAACAAGCTGCTGTGGAAATGGCGGCAGCAACGGTTGGAAGCCGAGGAGATTCGCGACGCCATTCTGGCGGTCAGCGGCCGACTTGAACAACGGATCGGCGGCAAGACGGTGCCGCTGCGGAACCGGCAGTTCGTATTCGATCACACCTCGATCGATCGGACCAAGTACGACAGCTTGCGCCGAGCGGTTTACCTGCCCGTGATTCGCAACAACCTGTACACGTTGTTCGAGCAGTTCGACTTTCCTGACCCGACGGTCCCGACTGGCAACCGGAACTGCACGGTCGTCGCGCCGCAGGCGCTGTGGATGTTGAACGCCGAGCTGGTGATGGACTCGGCCGACGTCTGGGCCCGCCGACTGTTGGACACCGAGCACGATCCGGCCAGCCGCGTGCGCCGCGCCTATTACACGGCGTTTGGCCGGGCACCGACGCGCGGCGAGTTGGACCGGGCCTTGAAGTTTGTCGCCCAGTTGCGTGGTGCGTCGACCGACGACGCGCGGCGCGCCGCGGCCGCTGAACTGCACGCCTGGGCTTTGCTCTGCCACGGACTGTTGGCCAGCAACGAATTCATCTACGTGAGGTAG
- a CDS encoding IclR family transcriptional regulator: MKAARKKNPTANGNVAERANSERNGAERPATGEASAYQVPAVDKALDILELLADASHGMSLTGIADALGRTKQELFRVLVRLQERGYLVRDDAQFYRLSTKLFEIGSQHASTQFLIAHATPHMEHLARRLRESCHLNIVTQNRMLVVARAEGDADVLVAVRIGATFELHRRISGLAALAMLPDHRRQEYWKHAGEPAAKVRALETQFETIRQQGYAHDDSPIVMGVKDCATAILGSGNSLLGVLCVSHLCRKDDPDEQAEVVQAVVECAQRISAEFGPAPKS, translated from the coding sequence ATGAAAGCCGCCAGAAAGAAAAACCCCACCGCCAACGGTAACGTCGCCGAACGGGCTAACTCGGAGCGTAACGGCGCCGAACGCCCCGCGACCGGCGAGGCGAGCGCCTACCAGGTTCCCGCGGTCGACAAGGCCCTCGACATTCTCGAACTCTTGGCAGACGCCTCGCACGGCATGAGCCTGACCGGCATTGCCGACGCCCTGGGGCGCACCAAGCAAGAGTTGTTCCGCGTGCTGGTGCGATTGCAAGAGCGCGGCTACCTGGTCCGCGACGACGCCCAGTTCTATCGGTTGTCGACCAAGCTGTTCGAGATTGGCTCGCAGCACGCGAGCACCCAGTTTCTGATTGCGCACGCGACGCCCCACATGGAACACCTGGCGCGGCGGCTGCGCGAGTCGTGCCACCTGAACATCGTCACGCAAAATCGCATGCTCGTCGTCGCCCGGGCCGAAGGGGACGCCGACGTGTTGGTGGCGGTTCGCATCGGCGCGACGTTCGAGTTGCACCGTCGAATCAGCGGCCTGGCCGCGCTGGCCATGCTGCCCGATCATCGTCGTCAGGAGTATTGGAAGCACGCTGGCGAGCCGGCCGCCAAGGTCCGCGCGCTCGAAACCCAGTTCGAGACGATTCGTCAGCAAGGCTATGCCCACGACGACAGCCCGATCGTAATGGGCGTGAAGGACTGCGCGACCGCCATCCTGGGCAGCGGCAACAGCCTGCTCGGCGTGCTGTGTGTCTCGCACCTGTGCCGCAAGGACGATCCCGACGAGCAAGCCGAGGTCGTCCAGGCCGTGGTGGAGTGTGCCCAGCGGATTTCCGCCGAGTTCGGGCCGGCGCCAAAATCGTAA
- a CDS encoding threonine/serine dehydratase, which translates to MPIHIPTIDDVRRAQVVIQQHLSPAPLVRSYALEQALGLSGGRRVWLKDYGWTPVGSFKLLGALNWMAAHAAEIGDRPVAAHSSGNFAAGISYAGMKYAKRVIVVMPDTASRTKAELTRSFGADIRTYNIARDHETGERDRLTHEIAVELGAIQASPYDDPHVIAGNGVGGWEIVEELRRQGREVSHFVCQVSGGGLMAGHALAIADGFPRARIIGVEPEGADDFRQSLAARERRRVERPQSICDGLLSYDVGETNWPILARCVAESVVVDDLSTRRAMRWLYQCHGLRSEPSGAITTAAALNGTFDLSGEGDVVLVLSGRNADEQAFQDWIAV; encoded by the coding sequence ATGCCAATACATATTCCCACGATCGACGACGTCCGCCGAGCGCAAGTCGTCATCCAGCAGCATCTCTCGCCCGCGCCCCTGGTTCGCTCGTACGCGCTGGAGCAAGCGCTCGGCCTGTCGGGCGGTCGCCGCGTGTGGCTGAAGGATTATGGTTGGACGCCGGTTGGGTCGTTCAAGCTGTTGGGGGCGCTCAACTGGATGGCGGCGCACGCGGCCGAGATCGGCGATCGACCCGTGGCGGCTCACTCGTCAGGCAACTTCGCGGCGGGCATCTCGTACGCCGGAATGAAATACGCCAAGCGCGTGATCGTGGTCATGCCCGACACCGCCTCGCGGACCAAGGCCGAGTTAACCCGCTCGTTCGGCGCCGACATTCGCACGTACAACATCGCCCGCGATCACGAGACCGGCGAGCGCGACCGGCTGACGCACGAGATTGCCGTCGAACTCGGCGCGATCCAGGCGTCCCCCTACGACGACCCGCACGTAATCGCCGGCAACGGCGTCGGCGGCTGGGAGATTGTCGAAGAGCTGCGACGACAGGGGCGCGAGGTGTCGCACTTTGTCTGCCAGGTGAGCGGCGGCGGGCTGATGGCCGGCCACGCCTTGGCGATTGCCGACGGGTTTCCTCGAGCACGCATCATTGGCGTCGAGCCCGAGGGGGCCGACGATTTCCGTCAATCGCTGGCGGCTCGTGAACGCCGGCGCGTCGAGCGGCCGCAGAGCATCTGTGACGGGCTATTGTCGTACGACGTGGGTGAGACGAACTGGCCGATTCTGGCGCGCTGCGTGGCCGAGAGCGTGGTCGTGGACGATCTGTCGACCCGCCGGGCGATGCGCTGGCTCTACCAGTGTCACGGCCTGCGCAGCGAACCCTCGGGGGCGATCACCACGGCCGCGGCGTTAAACGGCACGTTCGACCTGAGCGGTGAAGGGGACGTGGTTTTGGTCCTCAGCGGCCGCAACGCCGACGAGCAAGCGTTCCAAGATTGGATTGCGGTGTAG
- a CDS encoding DUF4339 domain-containing protein — protein sequence MAKEWYAKVNGSQVGPLEPSELRALATTLRLKRSDVIRKGEGGQWVPAEKVKGLFDGVPAAAVPLVAASRPPLVPEVMPRSERPQVRQVSQAEQYASAPPIQDLPSTLPSALVPVRTAPIAPAQVPDVQRVPCPICGESIAATAVKCRHCNEYLDGRPNPATQYPQAIQQPQIVMMAPQQAAPINVVVNQSNDNYMSTAVQTNVGRHYKRWSKGTAMVLSFLWPGLGQIYKGELLGGLAWMFFVVVGYAFLIIPGLVLHLLCIIGAGMGNEYA from the coding sequence ATGGCTAAAGAGTGGTATGCCAAAGTCAATGGTTCGCAAGTCGGGCCGCTTGAGCCCTCGGAACTGCGCGCGTTGGCGACGACTCTGCGACTAAAGCGGTCGGATGTGATCAGGAAAGGTGAAGGGGGCCAATGGGTTCCCGCGGAGAAAGTAAAAGGGCTCTTCGATGGAGTGCCCGCGGCTGCTGTCCCGCTGGTAGCTGCAAGTCGGCCTCCTTTGGTGCCGGAAGTAATGCCGAGGAGCGAGCGGCCCCAAGTTCGTCAGGTGTCCCAAGCTGAGCAATATGCCTCCGCGCCCCCAATTCAGGATTTGCCGAGCACCCTTCCTTCTGCATTGGTGCCAGTTCGGACTGCACCCATCGCCCCGGCACAAGTACCTGATGTCCAGCGTGTGCCGTGCCCGATCTGTGGTGAGTCGATTGCCGCCACCGCCGTCAAGTGCCGACATTGTAACGAATACCTTGATGGGCGGCCCAATCCCGCGACCCAGTATCCCCAAGCTATTCAGCAGCCGCAAATCGTGATGATGGCGCCGCAACAGGCAGCGCCGATCAATGTTGTTGTCAATCAGAGTAACGACAATTACATGTCGACCGCGGTGCAGACCAATGTTGGTCGCCACTATAAGCGATGGAGCAAAGGCACTGCGATGGTCTTAAGTTTCTTGTGGCCAGGCTTGGGACAAATTTATAAAGGCGAACTTCTCGGTGGACTTGCCTGGATGTTCTTTGTGGTGGTCGGCTACGCATTCTTAATCATCCCGGGACTGGTGCTTCATCTGTTGTGCATAATTGGCGCCGGCATGGGGAACGAGTACGCATAA
- a CDS encoding DUF1080 domain-containing protein has product MQSGFASVVLVLLAAQGILFGAEPPAGFQPIFNGRDLAGWHGLNPHSVTKLQGEKLGAALKKMRDEFSSHWRVENGELVNDGTGPYATTDQEFGDIELLIEYRTVAGADSGIYLRGCPQVQIWDTHQPSVVDKPDRNPNLGSGGLFNNTPRTPGRDPLVLADKPFGEWNAFRIKQAGSRTWVWLNNKLVVDGAVLENYYDRTKPIPARGPIMLQTHGGEIRWRNIMVRELGAEEAADLIRQAEAKSKG; this is encoded by the coding sequence ATGCAAAGTGGCTTTGCTTCCGTAGTGCTCGTGTTGTTGGCCGCTCAAGGAATCCTCTTTGGCGCCGAACCACCTGCTGGCTTTCAACCGATCTTCAATGGCCGCGATCTGGCGGGTTGGCACGGCTTGAACCCTCACTCGGTCACCAAGTTGCAAGGCGAGAAGCTGGGCGCGGCGCTGAAAAAAATGCGCGACGAGTTTTCCAGCCACTGGCGGGTCGAGAACGGCGAACTGGTGAATGATGGGACCGGGCCGTACGCCACGACCGACCAGGAGTTCGGCGACATCGAACTACTGATCGAATACCGGACGGTTGCCGGGGCCGACAGCGGCATCTATCTGCGCGGCTGTCCCCAGGTGCAAATCTGGGACACCCATCAACCGAGCGTGGTCGACAAGCCGGATCGGAATCCGAACCTGGGCTCGGGGGGCTTGTTCAACAACACGCCGCGCACGCCGGGGCGCGACCCGTTGGTCCTGGCCGACAAGCCGTTCGGCGAGTGGAACGCGTTTCGCATCAAGCAAGCCGGCTCACGGACGTGGGTTTGGCTGAATAACAAGCTGGTGGTCGACGGCGCGGTATTGGAGAACTATTACGACCGGACCAAGCCGATTCCAGCACGTGGGCCGATCATGCTGCAAACCCACGGGGGCGAGATTCGCTGGCGGAACATTATGGTCCGCGAACTCGGCGCGGAGGAAGCGGCCGATTTGATTCGCCAGGCCGAAGCCAAGAGCAAGGGGTAG
- a CDS encoding sulfatase, with protein MKRFLVVACACWAIGLGVAETQEPASKSAAETRMNVLFIAIDDLRPELGCYGVPYIKTPAMDRLAASGTLFERAYCQQSVCNPSRASLLSGCRPATTKVVVNNVNLLTAMPNVVTLPRLFKDQGYHTVSIGKIFHIEEKVTDDAQAWSEPSFMHKPGIKSWYTPESLDLIRQRPAEMKTASKLADNKAARRGPPFEAADLPDSAYNDHALAERAVQALEHVKGKPFFLAVGFSKPHLPFCCPQKYFDLYPLDTIELPQNRALPAGVPAVAGHDWYELRTYASVPPRGPISDEMARRLIQGYRACTSFVDAQIGLVLDELDRQGLRDSTIVVLWGDHGYHLGEHDIWTKMTNFELATRVPLIVRVPGRPAGQRARGIVELLDLYPTLAELCALPAPPQLEGKSFASLLNDASLPGKKVALSEYTRPKQARGVSVRSDKFRYTQWHDLKGKLLGSELYDEVADPGENTNLIDNPKYADEAARLALELDENHPFPGSDFGGTK; from the coding sequence ATGAAGCGCTTCTTGGTGGTGGCGTGCGCGTGTTGGGCAATTGGTCTCGGAGTCGCCGAGACCCAAGAGCCGGCCAGCAAGTCCGCCGCCGAAACACGGATGAACGTCCTGTTCATTGCCATCGACGACCTGCGGCCAGAACTGGGCTGCTACGGCGTGCCGTATATCAAGACGCCGGCGATGGACCGGCTGGCCGCGTCGGGCACCTTGTTCGAGCGGGCCTATTGCCAACAGTCGGTCTGCAATCCGTCGCGAGCCAGTCTGCTGTCGGGTTGCCGTCCGGCCACCACCAAAGTCGTGGTCAACAACGTCAACCTGTTGACGGCCATGCCCAACGTGGTGACTCTACCGCGATTGTTCAAGGACCAAGGGTATCACACCGTCTCGATCGGCAAGATATTTCACATCGAAGAGAAGGTGACTGACGACGCGCAGGCCTGGAGCGAGCCGTCGTTCATGCACAAGCCTGGCATCAAGTCCTGGTACACGCCCGAGTCGTTGGACCTGATTCGCCAGCGTCCCGCCGAGATGAAGACGGCCAGCAAGCTCGCCGACAACAAGGCAGCGCGCCGCGGGCCGCCGTTCGAGGCGGCCGACCTGCCCGACAGCGCTTACAACGATCACGCCCTGGCCGAGCGGGCGGTGCAAGCGCTTGAACATGTGAAGGGAAAGCCGTTCTTTTTGGCCGTTGGTTTTTCAAAGCCGCACCTGCCATTTTGCTGCCCCCAGAAATACTTCGACCTGTACCCGCTCGACACAATCGAGTTGCCCCAGAACCGGGCGCTTCCCGCCGGGGTGCCAGCCGTGGCGGGGCACGATTGGTACGAGTTGCGGACTTATGCCTCGGTGCCGCCCCGTGGGCCGATCAGCGACGAGATGGCCCGGCGGTTGATCCAAGGGTATCGCGCTTGTACGAGTTTCGTCGATGCGCAAATCGGGCTGGTCCTCGACGAACTCGATCGACAAGGGCTGCGCGATTCGACGATCGTCGTCCTGTGGGGAGATCATGGCTATCACCTGGGCGAGCACGACATCTGGACCAAGATGACGAACTTCGAGTTGGCCACGCGCGTCCCCCTGATCGTGCGTGTGCCGGGCCGGCCCGCGGGTCAGCGCGCCCGCGGCATCGTCGAGTTGCTTGATCTGTACCCGACGCTGGCCGAGTTGTGCGCGCTGCCAGCGCCGCCACAACTGGAAGGAAAGAGCTTCGCGTCGCTGCTCAATGACGCTTCGTTGCCTGGCAAGAAGGTCGCCCTCAGCGAGTACACCCGCCCGAAACAAGCGCGGGGTGTCTCGGTTCGCTCCGATAAGTTCCGCTACACCCAATGGCACGACCTGAAAGGGAAGCTTCTTGGCAGCGAGCTGTACGATGAGGTCGCCGACCCGGGCGAGAATACGAACCTGATTGACAACCCGAAGTATGCCGACGAGGCGGCTCGGCTGGCGCTTGAACTCGACGAGAATCATCCCTTCCCAGGCTCGGATTTCGGCGGTACGAAGTAA
- a CDS encoding host specificity protein, whose protein sequence is MSRRFKEILAAGELARVFCVGRLPTTVTVDLFALAGGFAGFWIDQEHVGLTWQEVQTLSVAARANGLDCFVRMAPTDYAAVTQNLEAGAGGVMAAQIQSAAHAEQFVQWAKFAPRGLRGLNTQGRDANYTHKPPIQFAADANRENFVAIQIETLGSLDEVEQIAALADVDLLFVGPSDLSQALGVLGQFDHPKLWEGIERIARACKAHGKHWGTVPADPKFADRCYELGCRMVSIAPDVRALRLGIDAAKTAYGSLFQK, encoded by the coding sequence ATGTCGCGTCGTTTCAAAGAGATTTTGGCCGCGGGGGAGCTGGCCCGCGTCTTTTGTGTGGGACGCTTGCCCACGACCGTGACGGTCGATCTGTTCGCGCTGGCCGGCGGGTTTGCCGGCTTTTGGATCGACCAGGAGCACGTCGGCCTCACCTGGCAAGAAGTGCAAACCTTGTCGGTGGCGGCGCGGGCCAACGGGCTCGACTGTTTCGTCCGCATGGCCCCGACCGACTATGCGGCCGTGACCCAGAATCTGGAAGCCGGCGCTGGCGGCGTGATGGCGGCGCAAATCCAGTCGGCCGCGCACGCCGAGCAATTCGTGCAGTGGGCCAAGTTCGCGCCGCGCGGCTTGCGCGGACTGAACACCCAGGGGCGCGACGCCAACTACACGCACAAGCCGCCGATTCAGTTCGCCGCCGACGCCAATCGAGAGAACTTCGTGGCGATTCAGATCGAGACGCTCGGCTCGCTCGACGAGGTGGAACAGATTGCCGCGCTGGCCGACGTGGACCTGCTGTTCGTCGGGCCGAGCGATTTGTCGCAGGCCCTGGGCGTGCTGGGCCAGTTCGATCATCCCAAGTTGTGGGAAGGCATCGAGCGGATCGCACGCGCGTGCAAGGCCCACGGCAAGCACTGGGGCACGGTGCCGGCCGATCCCAAGTTCGCCGACCGATGTTACGAGTTGGGTTGCCGGATGGTCAGCATCGCGCCCGACGTTCGCGCGCTGCGGCTGGGCATCGACGCTGCCAAGACGGCGTACGGGTCGTTGTTCCAGAAGTAG